The following nucleotide sequence is from Flavobacterium sp. N1736.
CCGGAAGTGCGTTTCCGGTTTTACCAATTACATCCGATTACAGTGTTGCCAAAATGTTCCTGCAAAGTATGACGCCAGATATGGTTTCGTCTCAGGGAACTTCGCTTGATGAAGCAATCCGATTATCATCGACTTATTTTGATGAAAAAAGCAAAACGAGTAAGTTATTGATTTTGATTTCTGACGGAGAAGATCATTCTGAAGGAGCTTCGGCTGCGGCAGAAGAAGCCAATAAATTGGGAATGAAAATCATTACAATTGGTATTGGAACTGAAAAAGGAGGAACAATTCCGTTAAAAGAAAATGGAATCGTAAAAGCATATCAAAAGGATCAAAACGGAGAAACGGTTATTACAAAACTGAATCAGGAAGGATTAAAAACGATTGCAAAAGCAACAAAAGGCGGTTATGTTTATGGCGGAAATACCAAAGAGGTTTTAGAATACATAAAAAATGCCTTGAATAATATTCAGAAAACAGAGTTTGAAGCGACTCAAATGGCCGATTTTCAATCGCAATTTCAGTGGTTTCTTGGTTTTGCTTTCTTATTATTATTTATAGATATTTTCCTTTTGGAAAGAAAAACAAACTGGATAAAAGAGTTGAATTTATTTAACGAAAAGAAATAATAAAGTTAGCCGCTAATTACACTAAAAAGAAATTATATAATTCGTGGCAAACAAAAAAAACAAAAAAATTAGAATGAAAAATTTACTTCTTTATATTTTACTAACTTTTTCTCTGGCGGTTTCGGCTCAGGAGAAAGATAAAACGTTGCCTGAAGGGAATGAAGAATATAAGCAGAATAAATTTGTTGATGCTGAGGCAAATTATAGAATTTCGGAATCAAAATTTGCAAAACGCGGTGTTGCTTCTTATAATTTAGGAAATACGATTTACAGACAAAATCAGGCTTCGGAAGCTAAATTGGCTTATGCCAAAGCAATTAAAAACGCAAAAAACAGACCTGATAAACATAAAGCCTATCACAATTTAGGAAATGTTTTCATGAAAGAGAAAGATTATACGCAAGCGGTTGAAGCTTACAAACAAGCTTTGCGTAACGACCCAACAGATGATGAAACGCGTTATAATTATGCTTACGCCAAACAAAAGCTAAAAGAAAATCCTCCGAAAAACGATAAAAATAAGGACAAGAATAAAGACAAAGACAAGGATAAAAATAAAGATAAGGACAAGGATAAAGACAAAAACAAGGATAAGGATAAGGATAAAGACAAGAAAGACGATAAAGGCGATAAGGACAAGGATAAAAAAGATGGTAAAAATGATCCGAAGAAAGATGATAAATCAGACAACAACGGAGAACCAAAACCACAGCCGGGCGGAATTTCAAAAGATCGTGTTCAGAATTTGTTAGATGCCGTGAATAATGAAGAAAAGAAAATTCAGGACAAAGTAAACGCTCAAAAAGTAAAAGGAAATCCTAGAAAAACAGAAAAAGACTGGTAAAATAAGGTTGAATCGTTTAATCGTTGATTTGTTTAACTGTTAATTACGATTAAACAATAAATCGGTAAAAAAAACGATTAAACGTATTAACAATTAAACGATTAAACTCAAAAAAAACGATTAAACAATTAATGAAAAGATATTTAATTCTATTACTATTCACTTTTCAGGGGCTTATGGCTCAAGTTCAATTTGAAGCCAAAGTAAGCAAAAACACGCTTGGACTTAACGAAAGACTTCGTATTGACTTTATCATGAATGTTGATGGCGATAACTTTGAGAAACCTGCGTTTGACGGCTTTAGAATTGTTGCCGGTCCAAGCCAGCAAGTAAGTCAGTCGTGGATAAACGGCAGAAGTTCTTTTCAAAAAATTTACTCTTATATTCTACAGCCTGCTCAAAAAGGTACGGTGACGATTAAACAGGCATCGATTGAATTTAATGGTCAGATCTACAAAACATCGCCTATAAAAATCGTTATTACAAATGCTGTTGCCGAAGAAAGAGACCCGAACGACAGACCACAGGGTTCAGGAAGCGAAACTTTAAATCTTGTTGCCGAAATTTCTAAAACAAGCCCGTATTTAAATGAACCAATTACCG
It contains:
- a CDS encoding tetratricopeptide repeat protein gives rise to the protein MKNLLLYILLTFSLAVSAQEKDKTLPEGNEEYKQNKFVDAEANYRISESKFAKRGVASYNLGNTIYRQNQASEAKLAYAKAIKNAKNRPDKHKAYHNLGNVFMKEKDYTQAVEAYKQALRNDPTDDETRYNYAYAKQKLKENPPKNDKNKDKNKDKDKDKNKDKDKDKDKNKDKDKDKDKKDDKGDKDKDKKDGKNDPKKDDKSDNNGEPKPQPGGISKDRVQNLLDAVNNEEKKIQDKVNAQKVKGNPRKTEKDW
- a CDS encoding VWA domain-containing protein gives rise to the protein MELDEKKYLYLLFLLPIVVCIFLFNLYWKRKKQREFGDLEMVKKLSPESSVFKPILKLSVLLLALACLIIGLVNPKIGTKMETVKREGIDIVFAVDVSKSMLAEDVAPSRLEKSKQLVSQIINNLGSDRIGIVAYAGSAFPVLPITSDYSVAKMFLQSMTPDMVSSQGTSLDEAIRLSSTYFDEKSKTSKLLILISDGEDHSEGASAAAEEANKLGMKIITIGIGTEKGGTIPLKENGIVKAYQKDQNGETVITKLNQEGLKTIAKATKGGYVYGGNTKEVLEYIKNALNNIQKTEFEATQMADFQSQFQWFLGFAFLLLFIDIFLLERKTNWIKELNLFNEKK